The proteins below come from a single Xenopus tropicalis strain Nigerian chromosome 9, UCB_Xtro_10.0, whole genome shotgun sequence genomic window:
- the LOC101732730 gene encoding gastrula zinc finger protein XlCGF17.1-like, with the protein MGSSQNTLQMMDNNHDENSHQSLHKSHITNNKLRRKYSCNECQKHFNNKRDFHIHQRSHKREKPFSCSECGKCFSYQSRLNHHQRTHTGEKPFSCSECGKCFSRKFYRDCHQRTHTGEKPFSCSECGKCFSYQSRLSRHQRTHTGEKPFSCPECGKCFSRKVYRDCHQRTHTGEKPFSCSECGKCFSSKFYRDCHQRTHTGEKPFSCSECGKCFSQQSDLKIHYKTHTGEKPFSCSECGKCFLRKSQLDRHERTHKGEKPFSYSK; encoded by the coding sequence atggggagcAGCCAGAATACCTTACAAATGATGGATAATAATCATGATGAAAATTCCCACCAATCTCTACATAAATCTCACATAACAAACAATAAATTACGtaggaaatacagctgcaatgagtgtcaaaaacattttaataataagAGAGACTTTCATATACACCAGAGAAGTCACAAaagagagaaaccattttcttgttctgaatgtgggaaatgtttttcatacCAATCTCGACTCAAtcatcatcaaaggactcacacaggggagaaaccattttcttgttctgaatgtgggaaatgtttctcaaGGAAATTTTATCGTGATTGTCATCAAaggacccacacaggggagaaaccattttcttgttctgaatgtgggaaatgtttttcatacCAATCTCGACTCagtcgtcatcaaaggactcacacaggggagaaaccattttcttgtcctgaatgtggaaaatgtttctcAAGGAAAGTTTATCGTGATTGTCATCAAaggacccacacaggggagaaaccattttcttgttctgaatgtggaaaatgtttctcAAGCAAATTTTATCGTGATTGTCATCAAaggacccacacaggggagaaaccattttcatgttctgaatgtgggaaatgtttttcacagcaatccgacctgaaaattcattataaaacccacacaggggagaaaccattttcatgttctgaatgtgggaaatgttttttaagaaaatctcAGCTAGATCGTCATGAAAGGACTCATAAAGGGGAGAAGCCATTCTCTTattctaaataa